The following proteins are co-located in the Spinactinospora alkalitolerans genome:
- a CDS encoding FAD-binding oxidoreductase, which translates to MTEYDLPVVERHPYLWGNVDTPGHLPDAAGDAMSALGAVPPGPAVDPANARLPQTSLPAEVTAALTAALGAEHVDSGRSARVRRTRGFSTPDLLKLRSGDATDAPDAVLFPGSHDDVVRVLEICTEHRVAVVPFSGGTSVVGGLAPVRAGFAGVVALDLRRLDRLVGVDEISRTAVLETGLRGVAAERLLAERGYTLGHFPQSYEMATVGGYAAARSAGQSSAGYGRFDEMVVGLTVATPRGTLTLGTAPKSAAGPDLRQLVLGSEGAFGVITSVTVRVRPRPAARVFEGWKFGSFAEGAAALRALVQDGVRPTVLRLSDEAETAVNLADPDAAAGGSGSGGCLVIAGYEGDAEEVEATRAAAAERLLAHGGQNQGAEPGEKWREGRFRGPYLRDPLFDAGALVETLETATFWSNIESLKTAVSEAVQGALNAQDCANLVMCHISHVYETGASLYFTVVTRQLDDPVAQWAKAKEAANAAIRAHGATISHHHGVGTDHRETLALELGPIGIDMIKAVKSSVDPAGVLNPGILIG; encoded by the coding sequence GTGACCGAGTACGATCTCCCTGTCGTCGAGCGCCACCCCTACCTGTGGGGCAATGTCGACACGCCCGGCCACCTGCCCGATGCCGCGGGCGATGCGATGAGCGCGCTCGGTGCTGTGCCACCCGGTCCCGCTGTCGATCCCGCGAACGCCCGGCTCCCGCAGACCTCGCTGCCCGCTGAGGTCACCGCGGCACTCACCGCGGCCCTCGGCGCCGAGCACGTCGACTCCGGGCGCAGCGCCCGCGTTCGGCGCACCCGTGGCTTCTCCACCCCGGATCTGCTCAAGCTCCGCAGCGGCGACGCCACCGATGCGCCCGACGCCGTGCTGTTCCCGGGCTCGCATGACGATGTCGTACGGGTGCTGGAGATCTGCACCGAGCACCGGGTCGCCGTCGTGCCGTTCTCCGGCGGCACCTCGGTCGTCGGCGGCCTCGCGCCCGTCAGGGCCGGGTTCGCCGGGGTCGTCGCACTCGATCTGCGCCGCCTCGACCGGCTCGTGGGCGTCGACGAGATCTCGCGCACCGCCGTGCTGGAGACCGGTCTGCGCGGTGTCGCCGCGGAACGGCTCCTCGCCGAGCGGGGTTACACGCTCGGCCACTTCCCGCAGTCCTACGAGATGGCCACCGTCGGCGGGTACGCGGCCGCCCGCTCCGCCGGGCAGTCCTCCGCCGGATACGGCCGCTTCGACGAGATGGTCGTCGGCCTCACCGTCGCCACCCCACGCGGCACACTCACCCTCGGCACCGCGCCCAAGTCGGCCGCAGGGCCGGACCTGCGCCAGCTCGTACTCGGCTCGGAGGGCGCGTTCGGGGTGATCACCTCCGTCACGGTCCGGGTCCGTCCCAGACCGGCGGCCAGGGTCTTCGAAGGCTGGAAGTTCGGCTCCTTCGCCGAAGGCGCCGCTGCTCTACGTGCGCTGGTGCAGGACGGAGTGCGGCCGACCGTGCTGCGACTGTCGGACGAGGCGGAGACCGCCGTCAACCTCGCCGACCCCGACGCCGCGGCCGGCGGATCCGGTTCCGGCGGGTGCCTGGTCATCGCCGGCTACGAGGGCGATGCCGAGGAGGTCGAGGCCACTCGGGCAGCCGCTGCCGAGCGGCTGCTGGCACACGGTGGTCAGAACCAGGGCGCCGAGCCGGGCGAGAAGTGGCGCGAGGGCCGCTTCCGCGGGCCGTACCTGCGCGATCCCCTTTTCGACGCGGGTGCGCTCGTTGAAACCTTGGAGACCGCGACGTTCTGGTCGAACATCGAGTCACTCAAGACCGCGGTCAGTGAGGCCGTCCAGGGCGCGCTGAACGCGCAGGACTGCGCCAACCTGGTCATGTGCCACATCAGCCACGTCTATGAGACCGGCGCCTCGCTGTACTTCACCGTCGTCACCAGGCAACTCGACGATCCGGTCGCGCAGTGGGCCAAGGCCAAAGAAGCCGCCAACGCGGCGATCCGCGCACATGGTGCCACGATCTCGCACCACCACGGCGTCGGCACCGACCACCGTGAAACCCTCGCGCTCGAACTCGGGCCGATCGGCATCGACATGATCAAGGCCGTCAAGTCCAGTGTGGATCCGGCCGGTGTCCTCAACCCCGGCATCCTGATCGGGTAG
- a CDS encoding TetR/AcrR family transcriptional regulator — protein sequence MMSQRRNVSESELHEEPQAAETPRAANAIPEQRILDAARDLLLAVGMRRMSMADIARRADISRATLYRRWPNVRAVVAALVTREFTTFAAQVSAPAATGRESLVSAVTRLVGELRIHPLLRKVVDVDPEFLIPYLFHRTGATSDAQLELIEDAIRLGQADGSIRSGEPGMLARAVLLTAWSFTLSGPVFVADHAFPALDSELSVLLERYLAP from the coding sequence ATGATGTCGCAGCGACGCAACGTGTCGGAATCCGAGCTGCACGAGGAACCTCAAGCGGCGGAAACACCCCGGGCCGCCAACGCGATCCCCGAGCAACGCATCCTCGACGCCGCCCGCGACCTCCTGCTGGCCGTCGGCATGCGACGCATGAGCATGGCCGATATCGCCCGCCGCGCCGACATTTCCCGCGCCACCCTCTACCGACGCTGGCCGAACGTCCGCGCCGTCGTGGCCGCACTGGTCACCCGCGAGTTCACGACATTCGCCGCGCAGGTGTCGGCCCCGGCGGCCACCGGCCGGGAGTCGCTCGTGTCCGCGGTAACCCGCCTCGTCGGGGAGCTGCGGATCCATCCGCTGCTCCGCAAGGTCGTCGACGTCGACCCGGAATTCCTGATCCCGTACCTGTTCCACCGCACGGGGGCGACCTCGGACGCGCAGCTCGAACTGATCGAGGACGCCATCCGGCTCGGTCAGGCCGATGGCTCCATCCGCTCCGGCGAACCCGGCATGCTCGCGCGGGCGGTGCTCCTCACCGCGTGGTCGTTCACCCTCAGCGGCCCCGTATTCGTCGCGGATCACGCATTCCCCGCACTGGACAGCGAACTCTCCGTGCTTCTCGAGAGGTATCTGGCACCGTGA